The Fictibacillus arsenicus genome contains a region encoding:
- the sigH gene encoding RNA polymerase sporulation sigma factor SigH, which yields MNIDLKELSVSDYELMEDESLVELVHEGDSAALEYLINKYKNFVRAKARSYFLIGADREDIIQEGMIGLYKAIRDFKEDKLSSFKAFAELCITRQMITAIKTATRQKHIPLNSYVSLDKPIYDEESDRTLMDVICGTKVTDPEELIINQEEFDDIEVKMGEILSDLERKVLMLYLDGRSYQEISVDLDRHVKSIDNALQRVKRKLERYLELREITS from the coding sequence GTGAACATAGATCTCAAGGAACTGTCAGTAAGCGATTACGAGCTAATGGAAGATGAAAGCCTTGTGGAACTGGTTCATGAGGGAGACAGCGCAGCGTTAGAATATTTAATCAATAAATATAAAAACTTTGTTCGTGCCAAAGCGAGATCATACTTTTTAATCGGAGCAGACCGCGAAGATATTATCCAAGAAGGTATGATTGGACTTTATAAAGCAATTCGTGATTTTAAAGAGGACAAGCTGTCATCCTTTAAAGCTTTTGCCGAACTCTGTATAACGAGGCAAATGATCACTGCTATCAAAACAGCAACAAGACAAAAGCATATTCCGTTGAATTCATATGTATCATTGGACAAGCCCATCTACGATGAAGAGTCCGATCGTACACTTATGGATGTTATTTGCGGTACAAAAGTCACTGACCCAGAAGAACTCATTATCAATCAGGAAGAGTTTGATGATATTGAGGTGAAGATGGGTGAGATCTTAAGTGACCTGGAACGTAAAGTTCTCATGCTGTACCTTGACGGAAGATCATACCAGGAAATCTCAGTAGATCTCGACAGACATGTGAAATCAATTGATAACGCACTTCAGAGAGTGAAGCGTAAACTAGAGCGATATTTAGAACTAAGAGAAATTACATCGTAA
- the rpmG gene encoding 50S ribosomal protein L33 yields the protein MRKKVFLACKQCSKRNYTTMKNQQNNPERVEVKKFCSYCNAHTIHQETK from the coding sequence ATGAGAAAAAAAGTATTTTTAGCCTGTAAACAATGCTCAAAACGGAATTATACAACGATGAAGAACCAGCAAAACAATCCTGAACGAGTCGAGGTTAAGAAGTTTTGCAGCTACTGCAACGCTCATACCATTCACCAGGAAACGAAGTAA
- the secE gene encoding preprotein translocase subunit SecE, producing the protein MADVAEKTKKSPAKFLSDVNKEMKRVSWPKRKELFRYTGIVLSTVVIMALFFWVVDLGISQIVELILG; encoded by the coding sequence ATGGCGGATGTTGCAGAAAAGACAAAGAAATCACCAGCAAAGTTTCTTTCTGATGTTAATAAGGAAATGAAGCGCGTCAGCTGGCCTAAGCGAAAAGAACTGTTTCGCTATACGGGGATTGTACTGTCAACTGTTGTAATTATGGCTTTGTTCTTCTGGGTTGTGGATCTAGGGATTTCACAAATCGTAGAGCTTATTTTAGGGTAG
- the nusG gene encoding transcription termination/antitermination protein NusG produces the protein MEKNWYVVHTYSGYENKVKANLEKRLESMGMTDKIFRVLVPVEEETETKNGKTKTSMKKVFPGYVLTEMIMTDDSWYVVRNTPGVTGFVGSAGAGSKPTALLPEEVEHILKGMGMEAPRVEVDFEIKESVKVKEGPFADFVGTIEEIDATKRKLKVHVNMFGRETPVELEFNQVSKLS, from the coding sequence ATGGAAAAAAATTGGTACGTAGTTCATACCTATTCAGGTTATGAAAACAAGGTAAAAGCAAACTTGGAAAAACGTTTAGAATCTATGGGGATGACAGATAAAATTTTCCGTGTACTTGTACCTGTAGAAGAAGAGACCGAAACAAAGAACGGCAAGACAAAAACAAGCATGAAGAAAGTTTTCCCTGGTTATGTACTGACAGAAATGATCATGACTGATGATTCATGGTACGTTGTACGTAATACACCAGGTGTAACTGGATTTGTCGGTTCTGCTGGTGCGGGTTCAAAACCAACGGCGCTATTGCCTGAGGAAGTAGAACATATTCTTAAAGGTATGGGTATGGAAGCGCCGCGCGTTGAAGTGGATTTCGAAATTAAGGAATCTGTAAAAGTGAAAGAAGGTCCTTTTGCTGATTTTGTTGGAACGATTGAAGAGATCGATGCAACAAAGCGCAAGCTGAAGGTTCACGTAAACATGTTCGGTCGTGAAACACCTGTTGAACTCGAGTTTAACCAAGTCAGCAAGTTAAGTTAA
- the rplK gene encoding 50S ribosomal protein L11 produces MAKKVIKMVKLQIPAGKANPAPPVGPALGQAGVNIMGFCKEFNARTADQAGLIIPVEITVFEDRSFTFITKTPPAAVLLKKAAGIESGSGEPNKKKVATVKRDKVREIAESKMPDLNAASVEAAMRMVEGTARSMGIVIED; encoded by the coding sequence GTGGCTAAAAAGGTTATTAAGATGGTAAAGCTTCAAATCCCTGCTGGTAAAGCAAACCCGGCACCGCCAGTTGGACCTGCACTAGGACAAGCTGGGGTAAACATCATGGGATTCTGTAAAGAATTCAACGCTCGTACTGCTGATCAAGCTGGTTTAATCATTCCGGTTGAAATCACGGTTTTCGAAGACCGTTCATTTACATTTATCACTAAAACTCCTCCAGCTGCTGTTCTTTTAAAGAAAGCTGCGGGAATCGAGTCAGGTTCAGGTGAGCCAAACAAGAAAAAAGTTGCGACTGTAAAGCGTGATAAAGTTCGCGAAATCGCAGAATCAAAAATGCCCGACCTAAATGCTGCTAGTGTTGAAGCTGCAATGCGTATGGTTGAAGGTACAGCGCGTAGCATGGGAATCGTTATCGAAGACTAA
- the rplA gene encoding 50S ribosomal protein L1, which produces MANKGKKYQEAAKLVDRTKAYELAEAIELVKKAAPAKFDESVEVAVRLGVDTKKADQQVRGAVVLPNGTGKTQRVLVFAKGEKAKEAEAAGADHVGDSDYINKIQQGWFEFDVIVATPDMMAEVGKLGRVLGPKGLMPNPKTGTVTFEVEKAINEIKAGKVEYRVDKTGNVHVPIGKVSFEADKLAENLSTIIETLLKVKPAAAKGTYMKNVAISSTMGPGIKVNPSSFTVKR; this is translated from the coding sequence ATGGCAAACAAAGGTAAGAAGTACCAAGAAGCGGCTAAATTAGTAGACCGCACAAAAGCATATGAGCTAGCAGAGGCGATCGAGCTTGTTAAAAAAGCTGCACCTGCTAAGTTCGACGAGTCAGTAGAAGTTGCAGTTCGTCTTGGAGTTGACACTAAGAAAGCTGACCAGCAAGTTCGTGGAGCTGTAGTGCTTCCAAACGGAACTGGTAAAACTCAACGTGTATTAGTTTTCGCTAAAGGCGAAAAAGCAAAGGAAGCGGAAGCTGCTGGAGCAGATCACGTTGGAGATTCTGACTACATCAACAAAATCCAACAAGGCTGGTTCGAGTTTGACGTAATCGTTGCAACTCCAGACATGATGGCTGAGGTTGGTAAACTAGGACGTGTTTTAGGACCTAAAGGCTTAATGCCAAACCCTAAGACAGGAACAGTTACATTTGAAGTTGAAAAAGCGATTAATGAAATCAAAGCTGGTAAAGTAGAATACCGTGTTGATAAAACTGGTAACGTACACGTTCCAATCGGTAAAGTATCTTTCGAAGCTGACAAGCTTGCAGAAAACCTTTCAACAATCATCGAAACATTGCTAAAAGTGAAGCCTGCAGCTGCTAAGGGAACATACATGAAGAATGTTGCTATCTCTTCTACTATGGGACCTGGGATTAAAGTTAATCCATCTTCATTTACTGTAAAACGATAG
- the rplJ gene encoding 50S ribosomal protein L10, producing the protein MSSILETKKQLVSTISEKIKNSQSTILVDYRGLTVSEVTELRKSLRDAGIEFKVYKNSMVVRAAEENDLNLSEHLTGPTAIAFSNEDVVAPAKILNDFAKKHEALEIKAGVIEGRIASLEEVKALAELPSREGLLSMVLSVLQAPIRNFALATKAVAEQKEEQGA; encoded by the coding sequence ATGAGCAGCATTTTAGAAACAAAAAAGCAATTAGTATCCACTATTTCTGAAAAGATTAAAAATAGCCAATCAACAATCCTTGTTGACTATCGTGGACTAACTGTTTCTGAGGTTACTGAACTTCGTAAGTCATTGCGTGATGCGGGAATTGAGTTTAAGGTATACAAAAACTCTATGGTCGTTCGCGCTGCTGAAGAAAATGACCTTAACCTATCAGAACACTTAACTGGTCCTACAGCGATCGCATTCTCTAATGAAGATGTTGTAGCTCCTGCTAAGATCCTTAACGACTTCGCTAAGAAACATGAAGCGCTTGAGATCAAAGCTGGTGTAATCGAAGGACGTATCGCGTCACTAGAAGAAGTGAAAGCTCTTGCTGAACTTCCATCAAGAGAAGGACTTCTATCTATGGTACTCAGCGTGCTTCAAGCACCTATCCGCAACTTTGCGTTGGCTACTAAAGCCGTTGCAGAACAAAAAGAAGAACAAGGCGCATAA
- the rplL gene encoding 50S ribosomal protein L7/L12 produces the protein MSKEQIIESLKTMTVLELNDLVKAIEEEFGVTAAAPVAVAGGAAGGDAAAEQTEFDVILASGGASKIKVIKVVRELTGLGLKEAKELVDSAPKPVKEGVSKEEAEEIKAKLEEVGASVEVK, from the coding sequence ATGTCTAAAGAGCAAATCATTGAAAGCTTAAAAACAATGACTGTTTTAGAGCTTAACGACCTAGTAAAAGCAATCGAAGAAGAGTTTGGTGTAACTGCTGCTGCTCCTGTAGCTGTAGCTGGTGGAGCTGCTGGTGGAGACGCTGCTGCTGAACAAACTGAATTCGACGTAATTCTTGCAAGCGGTGGAGCTTCAAAAATTAAAGTTATCAAAGTTGTTCGTGAACTTACAGGTCTTGGACTTAAAGAAGCGAAAGAACTTGTTGACAGTGCTCCAAAGCCAGTTAAAGAAGGCGTATCTAAAGAAGAAGCTGAAGAAATCAAAGCTAAGCTTGAAGAAGTTGGAGCTTCTGTTGAAGTTAAGTAA
- a CDS encoding class I SAM-dependent methyltransferase, whose protein sequence is MKNHYYSETPGTESKRETWEFELKGGKFKFTTDSGVFSKKEVDFGSRVLIDSFIAPEVPGDYIDVGCGYGPIGLSLAKAEPGRTVQMIDINERAVELAKLNAQQNKIENVKIKKSYLFAEVADADFAAVITNPPIRAGKAVVHQIFEDAHKKLRTGGELWVVIQKKQGAPSAMDKIEELFGQVETAAKKKGYYILRAIKV, encoded by the coding sequence ATGAAAAACCATTACTATTCAGAAACACCTGGGACAGAGAGCAAAAGAGAAACATGGGAATTTGAACTAAAGGGCGGAAAATTCAAATTTACGACTGATTCTGGAGTTTTTTCAAAAAAAGAAGTAGATTTCGGAAGCCGTGTTTTAATAGATTCTTTTATTGCTCCAGAAGTACCGGGTGATTATATAGATGTAGGCTGCGGATATGGTCCGATCGGACTTTCGCTTGCAAAAGCAGAACCTGGCCGAACTGTGCAAATGATTGATATCAACGAACGTGCTGTAGAACTTGCGAAACTAAATGCACAGCAAAACAAAATAGAAAATGTAAAGATTAAAAAGAGCTATTTGTTTGCTGAAGTTGCAGATGCCGACTTTGCTGCCGTCATCACAAACCCGCCGATCAGGGCAGGGAAGGCAGTTGTTCATCAAATTTTTGAAGATGCTCATAAAAAACTCCGCACAGGAGGCGAGTTATGGGTAGTTATTCAAAAAAAGCAAGGTGCACCTTCTGCAATGGATAAAATAGAAGAATTATTCGGGCAAGTTGAAACGGCCGCAAAGAAAAAAGGTTATTATATTTTGCGTGCAATAAAAGTTTGA
- the rpoB gene encoding DNA-directed RNA polymerase subunit beta — MTGQLVQFGRHRQRRSYARISEVLELPNLIEIQTASYQWFLDEGLREMFRDISPIEDFTGNLVLEFIDYNLGEPKYPVDESKERDVTYAAPLRVKVRLINKETGEVKEQEVFMGDFPLMTDTGTFVINGAERVIVSQLVRSPSVYYSEKIDKNGKKGFTATVIPNRGAWLEFETDAKDVVYVRIDRTRKIPITVLLRALGFGSDQEIIDLLGEDEYLRNTLDKDNTEGTEKALLEIYERLRPGEPPTVDNAKSLLDSRFFDPKRYDLANVGRYKINKKLHIKNRLFNQKLAETLVDAETGEVIAEAGTVLDRRTLDKIIPALESGVGFKTVTPAGGVAEDQDIALQSIKIYAPDDQEGERIINVIGNGLVDKEIKNITVSDIIASINYFFNLLHQVGNTDDIDHLGNRRLRSVGELLQNQFRIGLSRMERVVRERMSIQDTNAITPQALINIRPVIASIKEFFGSSQLSQFMDQTNPLAELTHKRRLSALGPGGLTRERAGFEVRDVHYSHYGRMCPIETPEGPNIGLINSLSSYAKVNQYGFIETPYRRVDPESGHVTSRIDYLTADEEDLYVVAQANSLLGENGEFLNEDVIARFRGDNTVVKRERIDYMDVSPKQVVSAATACIPFLENDDSNRALMGANMQRQAVPLLVPESPIVGTGMEHVSAKDSGAAVICKHEGIVERVTAKQVQVRRIKEVDGKEVSGDLDTYNMLKFIRSNQGTCYNQRPIVSTGDRVTKGEILADGPSMEKGELALGRNVLVAFMTWEGYNYEDAVIMSERLVKDDVYTSIHIEEYESEARDTKLGPEEITRDIPNVGEDALRNLDERGIIRVGAEVKDGDILVGKVTPKGVTELTAEERLLHAIFGEKAREVRDTSLRVPHGGDGIILDVKVFNREDGDELPPGVNQLVRAYIVQKRKIHEGDKMAGRHGNKGVISKIMPEEDMPYLPDGTPVDIMLNPLGVPSRMNIGQVLELHLGMAARQLGIHVATPVFDGAREEDVWSTIEEAGMARDGKTVLYDGRTGAAFDNRVSVGVMYMIKLAHMVDDKLHARSTGPYSLVTQQPLGGKAQFGGQRFGEMEVWALEAYGAAYTLQEILTVKSDDVVGRVKTYEAIVKGENVPEPGVPESFKVLIKELQSLGMDVKICSGDDKEIEMRELDDEDDQASEKLNLNLESYTAND; from the coding sequence TTGACAGGTCAACTAGTTCAGTTTGGACGCCACCGCCAACGAAGAAGTTATGCAAGAATTAGCGAAGTGCTTGAATTACCAAACTTAATTGAAATTCAAACCGCTTCCTATCAATGGTTTCTTGATGAGGGGTTACGTGAAATGTTCCGAGACATTTCGCCGATTGAAGATTTTACAGGGAACCTCGTTTTAGAGTTTATTGATTATAACTTAGGTGAGCCGAAGTATCCTGTAGATGAATCAAAAGAGCGCGATGTTACTTACGCTGCTCCGCTTCGTGTGAAAGTGCGTCTGATCAATAAAGAGACGGGCGAAGTAAAAGAGCAGGAAGTATTTATGGGAGATTTCCCGTTAATGACAGATACGGGAACCTTTGTGATCAACGGGGCAGAGCGTGTAATTGTATCACAGCTCGTTCGTTCACCAAGTGTTTACTATAGCGAGAAAATAGACAAAAACGGTAAAAAAGGTTTTACCGCTACTGTCATTCCAAACCGCGGTGCTTGGCTGGAGTTTGAAACCGATGCTAAGGACGTAGTTTATGTGCGTATTGACCGCACAAGAAAAATCCCGATTACCGTATTGCTTCGTGCTTTAGGGTTTGGGTCTGATCAAGAAATCATTGATTTGCTTGGAGAAGACGAGTATCTGCGCAATACGCTGGATAAGGATAATACAGAAGGAACTGAAAAGGCCCTTCTCGAAATCTATGAACGTCTTCGTCCGGGAGAGCCTCCAACAGTAGATAATGCCAAAAGTTTATTAGATTCACGTTTCTTTGATCCGAAACGCTATGACTTGGCTAATGTTGGACGTTACAAGATCAATAAGAAGCTTCATATAAAGAATCGTTTGTTCAACCAAAAATTAGCTGAAACTCTTGTTGACGCTGAAACTGGTGAAGTAATTGCTGAAGCTGGTACAGTTCTTGACCGCAGAACGCTGGATAAAATCATTCCTGCTCTTGAAAGTGGTGTAGGTTTCAAAACCGTTACACCTGCAGGAGGAGTTGCAGAAGATCAAGATATCGCTCTGCAATCTATTAAAATTTATGCACCTGATGATCAAGAGGGTGAAAGAATCATTAATGTAATTGGTAACGGACTTGTTGATAAAGAAATTAAAAACATTACCGTTTCAGACATTATTGCTTCTATAAACTACTTCTTCAATCTATTACATCAAGTTGGTAATACAGATGATATCGACCATCTTGGAAACCGTCGACTGCGTTCTGTTGGTGAGCTTCTGCAAAACCAATTCAGAATCGGACTTTCCAGAATGGAGCGTGTTGTTCGAGAGCGTATGTCTATTCAGGATACGAACGCGATCACACCACAGGCATTGATTAATATTCGTCCTGTAATTGCTTCTATTAAAGAGTTCTTTGGTAGCTCGCAGCTTTCGCAGTTCATGGACCAAACGAACCCGCTTGCTGAATTGACGCACAAACGCCGTCTATCTGCATTAGGGCCAGGTGGTCTTACACGTGAACGTGCAGGCTTTGAAGTTCGTGACGTTCACTACTCTCACTATGGCCGTATGTGTCCGATTGAGACGCCGGAAGGTCCGAACATCGGGTTGATCAACTCACTTTCCTCTTATGCGAAAGTAAATCAGTACGGATTCATTGAAACGCCGTACCGTCGTGTTGATCCAGAGTCTGGTCATGTAACAAGCCGTATCGATTACCTGACAGCTGACGAAGAAGATCTTTACGTTGTAGCACAGGCGAACTCATTGCTTGGCGAAAACGGAGAATTCTTAAACGAAGACGTAATTGCACGTTTCCGCGGCGATAACACAGTTGTTAAACGCGAACGCATCGACTACATGGATGTATCGCCGAAACAGGTTGTATCAGCTGCGACAGCATGTATTCCGTTCTTGGAAAACGATGACTCCAACCGTGCCCTAATGGGAGCGAACATGCAGCGTCAGGCTGTACCATTGCTTGTTCCTGAATCACCGATCGTCGGTACAGGAATGGAGCACGTATCAGCGAAAGACTCCGGAGCTGCAGTTATATGTAAGCACGAAGGAATTGTTGAGCGTGTTACAGCTAAACAAGTACAAGTACGCCGCATTAAAGAAGTAGACGGCAAGGAAGTTTCTGGCGACCTTGACACTTACAATATGCTTAAATTTATCCGTTCCAACCAAGGAACTTGTTATAACCAGCGTCCGATCGTGAGCACTGGCGACCGAGTAACTAAAGGGGAGATCCTAGCAGATGGACCTTCAATGGAGAAAGGTGAACTTGCTTTAGGACGCAACGTACTTGTTGCCTTCATGACTTGGGAAGGTTACAACTACGAGGATGCTGTTATCATGAGCGAACGTCTTGTAAAAGACGATGTTTACACTTCTATTCATATTGAAGAATATGAATCAGAAGCACGTGATACAAAGCTTGGACCGGAAGAAATCACTCGTGATATTCCGAACGTCGGAGAAGATGCGCTGCGCAACTTGGATGAGCGCGGAATTATCCGTGTTGGTGCAGAAGTAAAGGACGGAGATATCTTAGTTGGTAAAGTAACACCTAAAGGGGTTACTGAACTGACTGCAGAAGAACGTCTGTTGCATGCGATCTTCGGTGAAAAAGCTCGTGAAGTTCGTGATACTTCATTGCGTGTGCCTCACGGCGGCGATGGAATTATCCTGGATGTTAAAGTGTTTAACCGTGAAGACGGCGATGAACTTCCTCCTGGTGTGAATCAGCTCGTTCGTGCATACATCGTGCAAAAACGTAAGATTCACGAAGGGGATAAAATGGCCGGTCGACATGGTAACAAAGGTGTAATTTCTAAAATTATGCCTGAAGAAGATATGCCATATCTTCCTGATGGAACCCCAGTTGACATCATGTTAAACCCATTAGGGGTACCTTCCCGTATGAACATCGGTCAGGTATTGGAACTTCATCTTGGAATGGCTGCACGCCAGCTAGGAATTCATGTTGCAACACCGGTATTCGATGGTGCGCGTGAGGAAGATGTTTGGTCTACGATCGAAGAAGCCGGCATGGCTCGCGATGGTAAAACAGTACTTTATGATGGACGTACAGGTGCTGCATTTGATAACCGTGTATCAGTTGGTGTCATGTATATGATCAAACTGGCTCACATGGTTGACGATAAGCTGCATGCCCGTTCAACTGGACCTTACTCACTTGTTACACAGCAACCTCTAGGCGGTAAAGCGCAATTCGGAGGCCAGCGTTTCGGGGAGATGGAAGTATGGGCGCTTGAAGCATATGGCGCTGCTTACACTCTGCAGGAAATTCTTACGGTTAAGTCCGATGATGTTGTCGGCCGTGTGAAAACGTATGAAGCCATCGTTAAAGGTGAAAACGTTCCTGAACCAGGTGTTCCAGAATCATTTAAAGTATTGATCAAAGAACTTCAATCTCTAGGAATGGATGTTAAGATCTGTTCTGGAGATGACAAGGAAATTGAAATGAGAGAGCTTGATGATGAAGACGATCAGGCAAGCGAAAAATTAAATCTAAATCTTGAGTCTTACACTGCGAATGACTAA